The DNA segment TCCTCTTCTAAGATCCGTCTGACCTCGCCCCGGTCAGCCAGCACAACCTCAATCTCTTCATTCTCCTCCTGATACTTTTCAGTTATCTCTCCTAAGGCATATCCATAGACAGTTGCACAGGATTCATCTGTCATTCCAATGGTAGTAAAATAAGGCTTTTCGTATCCTTCTTTGACCGAAATCGGTTTTAAGTCAAGCCCTGTCTCCTCGTGCATTTCCCTGACTGCTGCCTGATGAAAATCCTCACCATCCTCCACAAGCCCCGCAGGGAATTCATAGATATAATCATCAATGGAATAACGGTACTGACGGACCAGGACAACTTTATCCCTTTTTTCACCATACAGGCTGTAGATAAATACACCGTCTGCGCGGTTCTTTTTTGTATTGCACTTCAGATCCTCAAGACGCTTTGCACGGGACGCCACATAGTAATGACTTGTATGTCCCTTTTTATTCTCCCCCTCCAGATAATATAAATTCACGAATTTGCTGTCTGTCAGTTTTCTTATCTGTTTGATTGTAGCCATTCTTACTTATTACCTCCCAAGTAGTCCGCTGATGCGTTTATAAAGCAGCAGAGTGATCACTGAAGCAAACACCCCTTTGAGTATGTTAAATGGAGCAACTAAGAGCAGGCAGAAATCCAACAGGCTGTCAATCGAGCTGTGTATGGCTGCACCCGCTTTGATAAAAGAATCCTGCGACATGCCAAATGCTTTTCCATAAGCCGGAAGAAGTACGTAGGCATTCATCAGGACGGCTGCCGCAGTCATCGTCACAACGCCGATCACGAGACCTGCGATTGCATGTTTCCTCGTTTTATTTCGCTGGTAAATATAACCCGCAGGTATCACGAATGCGCAGCCGACAATCAGATTCGCCAGTTCTCCCACAAACATCGTCTTCGTTCCATTCAGCAGCAGATTAATCAAGATCTTGACAAGCTCAATGGCAGCACCTGCCAGTGGTCCCATGGCAAAGCTGCCGATCAGTACGGGAACCTCGCTGAAATCGAGTTCATAGAACGACGGTGCCAGAAATGGCAGTGGAAATGCAAAAAGCATCAAGACTGCTGCCAGTGCTCCAAGCATGGCAACCTTTACCATCGTTTTCGTCTTTGATGCTCTTTGTCCCGGATGCTTCTGTGGATTTGCAGCTGTATTCATTTTCATTTTAAAATATCTCCTTTTCTATTGGAGATCCTCTGCCGAGATGTCAAAAAATAAGCCCCTGGAATGAAAATCCAGGGGCATTGATTTTATACACCGACATGTGTATCTTCTTTCATCCAGACTATACTGTTGGTTTCGGAATCACACCGAATCAGCCGCTGCATATGCAGCAGGTCGCGGACTGTACCGCCAGTGGGGAATTACGCCCCGCCCTGAAGATCTCCTATCAATCTACATACATTATAGCTCACTGCGTTTTGAAATGCAAGAAATTTCAATTGCCATTTAAAAATTTGTTTTCCTTCACGCTGTATACACCCCTTGGGGTAATCCGGATCTCCGGTATCACAGTAAGGGCCATAAATGACAGCGTGATAAAGGGATCAATCCCCTCAGCGACACCCATCTCTCGTGCTTTTTGTATCATCCGTTGTAGCTTTGAGTGAACCTCAAAAAATCCAGCATCACTCATCAGCCCCATAATGGGAAGCGGCAGAGTATCGAAGACTTTATGGTCTGATACCACGCAGTATCCACCCTGGCTTGTTACCAGTTCTTTGACGGCAAGTTCCATGTCTTCATCGTTGTCTCCCACTACGATGATGTTATGGGAATCGTGTGAAACACTGGATGCAATAGCCCCCTGTCGGATTCCATAACCGCTCACCACGCCGACTCCTACTTTTCCGGTACTTTTATGTCTCTCCACGACTGCTATCTTCTGATATTGCTCATCTGCCCGGAAGTTGGTTCCGGCCTCAGTTTTTATTTTTTTATCCTTTGTCAAAATCTGTCCCTCCACCAGTTCTATCACATGTGTCTCAGCTGTGAGCGGCAGACAAAACCTATCTTTCGAAAAGTTCTTGATATGAACTGTATTTTTTAGTTCTTTGGGACAGTGCGCCTTTTTGATGGGCTCAGATTTTTGTATTTTTTCCCCCTTATAATATACTTCATCTACCTGAATGGTATTAAGATTACTCAATACCATCAAGTCTGCCTGGTATCCCGGAGCAATCGCGCCGATACCTTTCAGACCATAGCATTTTGCCGGATGGATCGTAGCCATCTGTATTGCGGTGACCGGGTCCAGTCCTAAGCCAATTGCTTTCCGGACGTTGTGATCAATGTGTCCCTCTCTCAATATATCTTCGATATGTTTATCATCGGTGCAAAAGCAAAAGCCCTCCGTACTGATCTGATTTTCAACAATTCCTTTCACGATCTCTTCCACATTCCTCGCGGCACTTCCCTCGCGGATCAGAATTGTCATCCCGTTTCTTCGCTCCCTCATCGCATACGCAAAGGTGGATGCCTCGTGTTCCGTCTCAATTCCCGCCATGGCATAGGCTTCAAGATCGCGTTCGGACAGCTCCGGGGCATGACCGTCGCGGATACGGTTTTCAAACAAGTGCAGTTTCCTATGCATTTCAGGGTCCGAACCTACCACAGATACATAATCCATGACTTCTCCAAGGCCAAGAATTCTCTCATTTTGCAGGTAGGGTTCCATCTCCCGGGCAGTAATTGCACATCCGTTGTCGTCTATGGACGTTGCAGGTACACAAGATGGCATCATGACATAGACATTCGCCTGGCAATCTTTCGTCTGCTGCAGAATGTAGTCGATGCCCGCAAGTCCGGATACATTTGCCGATTCGTGCGGGTCCGCGATAAATGTGGTCGTGCCGCACCGCGAGGCCGCTGCCACAAGCTCTGCCGGGGTGAGTAGTGTCGATTCCAGATGCAGATGTGCATCTATAAATCCGGGACATATGTATTTTCCGGTCATATCCTTTTCCACAAGGCCCTCATATTCACCGATACCTACGATGATCCCTTCCGCTATGGCAATATCACCGG comes from the Blautia liquoris genome and includes:
- a CDS encoding NUDIX hydrolase; protein product: MATIKQIRKLTDSKFVNLYYLEGENKKGHTSHYYVASRAKRLEDLKCNTKKNRADGVFIYSLYGEKRDKVVLVRQYRYSIDDYIYEFPAGLVEDGEDFHQAAVREMHEETGLDLKPISVKEGYEKPYFTTIGMTDESCATVYGYALGEITEKYQEENEEIEVVLADRGEVRRILEEEKVAVGCAFQLMHFIKDEDPFSFLES
- a CDS encoding ECF transporter S component is translated as MKMNTAANPQKHPGQRASKTKTMVKVAMLGALAAVLMLFAFPLPFLAPSFYELDFSEVPVLIGSFAMGPLAGAAIELVKILINLLLNGTKTMFVGELANLIVGCAFVIPAGYIYQRNKTRKHAIAGLVIGVVTMTAAAVLMNAYVLLPAYGKAFGMSQDSFIKAGAAIHSSIDSLLDFCLLLVAPFNILKGVFASVITLLLYKRISGLLGR
- the ade gene encoding adenine deaminase, producing MDLDMYQRCVQYTKGEVPAQIVFKNAKIVNVFTGEIIAGDIAIAEGIIVGIGEYEGLVEKDMTGKYICPGFIDAHLHLESTLLTPAELVAAASRCGTTTFIADPHESANVSGLAGIDYILQQTKDCQANVYVMMPSCVPATSIDDNGCAITAREMEPYLQNERILGLGEVMDYVSVVGSDPEMHRKLHLFENRIRDGHAPELSERDLEAYAMAGIETEHEASTFAYAMRERRNGMTILIREGSAARNVEEIVKGIVENQISTEGFCFCTDDKHIEDILREGHIDHNVRKAIGLGLDPVTAIQMATIHPAKCYGLKGIGAIAPGYQADLMVLSNLNTIQVDEVYYKGEKIQKSEPIKKAHCPKELKNTVHIKNFSKDRFCLPLTAETHVIELVEGQILTKDKKIKTEAGTNFRADEQYQKIAVVERHKSTGKVGVGVVSGYGIRQGAIASSVSHDSHNIIVVGDNDEDMELAVKELVTSQGGYCVVSDHKVFDTLPLPIMGLMSDAGFFEVHSKLQRMIQKAREMGVAEGIDPFITLSFMALTVIPEIRITPRGVYSVKENKFLNGN